Proteins encoded in a region of the Diadema setosum chromosome 7, eeDiaSeto1, whole genome shotgun sequence genome:
- the LOC140230327 gene encoding cholesterol 25-hydroxylase-like protein 1, member 2, protein METVFKQDLSAVWSNLSHDAMEWVRMDGSRSALQPFWDALRYYIGDEVLCSPAFPVGMAVSYYFILCLIYMFLDLYGVKRWAWLRKYKLHEDIHVTPSQLYRTLNLTMWNHALYIIPAGVLQWMYSPPFPLDEDAPLLMQFLWDQTLSLFIFDLSYGILHYWFHVNRWAYRIIHSVHHQYHSPFCWVTQYLHPFELIFVGATTAIIPKALGVHTLSYYGFQIFNIWISVEAHAGYEFPFSLSVIVPFDIVAGPRKHDLHHMKPMSNYQPHLTWLDKLMGWEFNGYEKKKK, encoded by the coding sequence ATGGAGACCGTTTTCAAGCAAGACTTATCAGCAGTGTGGAGTAACCTATCTCATGATGCTATGGAGTGGGTTCGAATGGACGGGAGTCGATCGGCCTTGCAGCCTTTTTGGGATGCACTCCGTTACTACATTGGCGATGAGGTTCTTTGTTCGCCAGCTTTCCCCGTCGGCATGGCGGTCAGTTACTACTTCATCCTCTGTCTCATCTATATGTTTCTCGATCTCTATGGCGTCAAACGCTGGGCATGGCTGCGGAAATATAAACTTCATGAGGACATCCACGTCACCCCTTCGCAGCTCTACCGAACCCTCAACCTGACGATGTGGAACCATGCCCTCTACATCATACCCGCCGGGGTACTCCAGTGGATGTACTCTCCTCCCTTTCCTCTCGACGAAGACGCTCCTCTACTCATGCAGTTCCTCTGGGATCAGACCCTCTCACTCTTCATCTTCGACTTGAGTTACGGCATCCTTCACTATTGGTTCCACGTGAACCGATGGGCTTACCGCATCATTCACTCCGTGCATCATCAGTACCACTCCCCCTTCTGCTGGGTTACCCAATACCTCCATCCTTTCGAGCTCATCTTCGTCGGTGCTACCACGGCCATCATACCCAAAGCTCTCGGCGTCCACACCTTGAGTTACTACGGCTTTCAGATATTCAATATCTGGATCAGTGTCGAGGCCCATGCCGGTTACGAGTTCCCATTTTCTCTTTCCGTCATCGTCCCATTTGATATCGTCGCCGGTCCCCGCAAGCACGACCTCCATCACATGAAGCCGATGTCGAACTACCAGCCCCATTTGACATGGCTCGACAAGCTGATGGGATGGGAGTTCAATGGCTacgagaagaagaaaaagtga
- the LOC140231292 gene encoding uncharacterized protein, with the protein MAANAELPNLFGVAVLLFLLFFITQEVNALPRAFCSPTPPRCADDCEGNGYYLSGDGNSCLRCPSCPAGQALSKPCGNGRHSNGTCSPCPEGTFSVDGRGDCTMCTSCVNTVETSPCESSSDRTCGDCLPGYYRGSDRFAHINSCPYRCADAEPDNEECNKWAETRDVDPNEQCSDPVPPVCADDCHGNRYYLGKTDGLCKMCVQCQPGEALDKECGNGKNGDARCLPCDEGTFSPGGTRHSCTPCRICVNSEVLKACDSTSDAVCGSCLPGFFQDADNPGAFFDSSACPNRCADNPRNTPQCQEWWEAQETDRAPPTDAIIQANNEVDQQPNVIDMESGDLNIGKSSQEDNPSGHSRTYIIVVITLASILVIVLVLGIAAFFHYLRRSSSGQSSGSGESAMLPESTESTPRSSPGQSPNLHPSRVYNPTVYSPQSQFPEESVFRDIFRRYMPDMITEYMQGSRPSSTVSSHGTPSTQNSSALSTPVSRLRSECHQALLPPQATSAEGMESRVDGRPVSSNTNITFERQTIIPQSTKVITENPYGDAVPLYGESGPDAAVDPSNGRVRRRSIVPMANDNAQSMSSVNGSGSEKNGNGHHGNKRRKSVHLQGNPEPEAALNSDSDSSKSFKKVDLPGATAKVAQQPGVASKDVISPKAEETNKTRPEESSGIHGSASGNVNIKIILSPRTVEKVQIGDEHNHYDKEEEEETAPFIPPSSELDDYDSTERSSFLKDDTFED; encoded by the exons CCATGCGGGAACGGAAGGCACAGCAACGGGACGTGTTCTCCGTGTCCCGAGGGTACCTTTTCCGTCGATGGCCGCGGAGACTGCACGATGTGTACCTCATGCGTCAACACGGTGGAGACGTCGCCGTGCGAGTCATCGAGCGACCGAACGTGTGGGGACTGCCTACCTGG ATATTACCGAGGGTCTGATCGCTTTGCGCACATAAACTCCTGTCCCTACCGATGTGCTGACGCCGAACCCGACAATGAGGAGTGCAACAAGTGGGCGGAGACACGTGACGTAGACCCGAATGAG CAGTGCAGCGATCCTGTGCCTCCTGTGTGTGCCGAtgattgccatggcaacagatacTACTTAGGGAAGACAGACGGTCTATGTAAGATGTGTGTACAGTGCCAACCTGGAGAAGCACTTGATAAG GAGTGTGGTAACGGGAAGAACGGCGATGCGCGCTGTCTCCCGTGTGACGAGGGAACTTTCTCCCCAGGCGGTACGCGCCATTCCTGTACGCCATGCCGTATTTGTGTCAACTCTGAAGTTCTCAAAGCATGTGACAGTACCAGCGATGCAGTGTGTGGTTCATGCTTACCTGG ATTCTTTCAAGACGCAGACAATCCAGGTGCATTCTTCGACTCGAGTGCGTGCCCGAACCGGTGCGCAGACAACCCTCGGAACACACCGCAGTGTCAAGAGTGGTGGGAAGCACAGGAAACGGACAGAGCGCCACCTACGGATGCCATAATACAGGCAAACAATGAGGTGGATCAACAACCCAATGTAATCGATATGGAGTCAG GAGACCTCAATATCGGGAAATCATCACAGGAAGACAACCCATCGGGGCACTCGAGGACCtacatcatcgtcgtcatcaccCTCGCCTCCATTCTCGTCATCGTTCTAGTCCTCGGCATCGCTGCCTTCTTCCATTACCTGAGACGATCTTCGTCCGGTCAGAGTTCAGGGTCGGGCGAGTCGGCCATGCTGCCGGAATCAACCGAATCGACACCCCGGTCGTCCCCTGGTCAATCACCCAATCTACACCCATCAA GAGTTTACAATCCTACGGTATATTCACCGCAATCGCAGTTTCCCGAAGAGTCGGTATTCCGTGACATATTCAGACG CTATATGCCGGATATGATTACAGAATACATGCAAGGCTCTCGACCGTCAAGTACTGTGTCAAGCCATGGTACACCTTCTACCCAGAATTCTTCGGCTCTATCGACTCCTGTTTCACGACTTCGTTCCGAGTGTCACCAAGCTCTGTTGCCACCCCAAGCTACCAGTGCGGAAGGAATGGAATCTCGCGTCGATGGTCGGCCAGTCTCCTCTAATACCAATATTACATTTGAAAGGCAGACAATCATCCCTCAATCAACGAAGGTGATTACTGAAAACCCGTACGGTGATGCCGTCCCTCTGTACGGGGAAAGCGGACCCGATGCAGCAGTCGACCCTTCCAACGGAAGAGTGCGTCGCCGCTCCATCGTACCCATGGCAAACGACAATGCCCAGAGTATGTCGTCTGTGAACGGATCTGGATCCGAAAAGAATGGAAACGGTCACCATGGAAACAAACGACGTAAAAGTGTTCATTTGCAGGGTAACCCTGAACCTGAAGCTGCTTTGAACTCTGACTCGGACTCGTCCAAAAGTTTCAAGAAAGTTGACCTACCTGGAGCCACTGCGAAAGTTGCCCAGCAGCCTGGCGTAGCTTCTAAAGATGTTATTTCCCCAAAAGCTGAGGAGACTAACAAGACTCGCCCAGAGGAGTCGTCAGGAATCCACGGGAGTGCTTCAGGGAACGTCAACATCAAAATCATCCTGTCCCCACGCACTGTGGAGAAAGTTCAAATTGGCGACGAGCACAACCACTATGacaaggaggaagaggaggaaactGCCCCATTCATACCTCCCTCATCTGAACTGGATGATTATGATAGTACAGAAAGGAGCTCTTTCTTGAAAGATGACACGTTCGAAGACTAA